The following proteins are co-located in the Streptomyces sp. NBC_00435 genome:
- a CDS encoding YggT family protein produces the protein MGVALQVVYIALMCFLIVLIFRLVMDYVFQFARSWTPGKAMVVVLEATYTVTDPPLKLLRRLIPPLRLGGVALDLSFFVLMIIVYILISFVSTAARSV, from the coding sequence ATGGGCGTCGCACTGCAAGTGGTCTACATCGCGCTGATGTGCTTCCTCATCGTGCTGATCTTCCGACTGGTCATGGACTACGTGTTCCAGTTCGCACGTTCATGGACCCCTGGCAAGGCGATGGTGGTCGTTCTGGAGGCCACCTACACTGTCACCGATCCACCGCTCAAACTCCTTCGGCGGCTCATCCCGCCGTTGCGTCTCGGGGGCGTGGCACTCGACCTGTCCTTCTTCGTTCTGATGATCATCGTTTACATCCTCATCAGTTTCGTGAGCACCGCTGCGAGAAGCGTGTGA
- a CDS encoding DivIVA domain-containing protein has protein sequence MPLTPEDVRNKQFTTVRLREGYDEDEVDAFLDEVESELTRLLRENEDLRAKLAAATRAAAQNQQQGMRKPEPQDQRGPGAPVPAAISGPPQQQPQMGPPQLPGGQPQLPAGPGGHGPQGQGPMGGPMQQHTMGGQQQMGQQQMGQQQMGQQGMGQQGPGPMGNPMQQQSMGGQNPMGQQMGQQMQPMGQQMQPMGQQMQPMGQQMHQQPQQLPQQGPGGDSAARVLSLAQQTADQAIAEARSEANKIVGEARSRAEGLERDARAKADALERDAQEKHRVAMGSLESARATLERKVEDLRGFEREYRTRLKSYLESQLRQLETQADDSLAPPRNPAGPALPPSPTPSMAPAGAMHSMGGPSPMGGPSPMAPSYGGGQQQMSPAMTQPMAPVRPAAPQPMQQAPSPMRGFLIDEDDN, from the coding sequence ATGCCGCTGACTCCCGAGGACGTGCGGAACAAGCAGTTCACGACCGTCCGCCTGCGAGAGGGCTATGACGAGGACGAGGTCGACGCCTTCCTCGACGAGGTCGAGTCCGAGCTGACGCGCCTGCTGCGCGAGAACGAGGACCTGCGCGCCAAGCTCGCTGCCGCCACGCGTGCGGCCGCGCAGAACCAGCAGCAGGGCATGCGCAAGCCGGAACCCCAGGACCAGCGCGGCCCCGGAGCCCCCGTGCCCGCGGCCATATCCGGCCCCCCGCAGCAGCAGCCCCAGATGGGCCCGCCGCAGCTTCCGGGCGGTCAGCCGCAGCTTCCGGCCGGCCCCGGTGGACACGGACCGCAGGGTCAGGGCCCGATGGGCGGCCCCATGCAGCAGCACACCATGGGTGGGCAGCAGCAGATGGGTCAGCAGCAGATGGGCCAGCAGCAGATGGGCCAGCAGGGCATGGGCCAGCAGGGCCCCGGCCCGATGGGCAACCCCATGCAGCAGCAGTCCATGGGCGGCCAGAACCCGATGGGCCAGCAGATGGGCCAGCAGATGCAGCCCATGGGGCAGCAGATGCAGCCGATGGGCCAGCAGATGCAGCCCATGGGCCAGCAGATGCACCAGCAGCCGCAGCAGCTTCCGCAGCAGGGCCCCGGTGGCGACAGCGCCGCCCGCGTCCTGTCGCTCGCGCAGCAGACCGCCGACCAGGCGATCGCGGAGGCCCGCTCCGAGGCCAACAAGATCGTCGGCGAGGCCCGGTCGCGCGCCGAGGGCCTGGAGCGGGACGCCCGCGCCAAGGCCGACGCGCTGGAGCGGGACGCGCAGGAGAAGCACCGCGTCGCGATGGGCTCCCTGGAGTCCGCCCGCGCCACGCTGGAGCGCAAGGTCGAGGACCTTCGGGGCTTCGAGCGTGAGTACCGCACCCGTCTGAAGTCCTACCTCGAGTCGCAGCTGCGCCAGCTGGAGACCCAGGCGGACGACTCGCTGGCCCCGCCGCGGAACCCCGCCGGTCCCGCGCTGCCTCCGTCGCCGACCCCGTCGATGGCTCCGGCCGGTGCGATGCACTCCATGGGCGGTCCGTCGCCGATGGGTGGCCCGTCCCCGATGGCCCCGTCCTACGGTGGCGGCCAGCAGCAGATGTCCCCGGCGATGACGCAGCCGATGGCTCCGGTGCGGCCGGCTGCTCCCCAGCCGATGCAGCAGGCGCCGTCTCCCATGCGGGGCTTCCTGATCGACGAGGACGACAACTAA
- a CDS encoding cell division protein FtsQ/DivIB, translated as MAGASTAERGSPGASGKGSGPLGRPNAPKSPKRPTGSRPRGPRPGGPLLRGLRRGPALVAGLVLAVLLAAGCTWVLYGSSWLRVEKVTTSGTGVLTPQQVLAAAAVPVGAPLVSVDTDEIEARLRGRLPRIDSVDVVRAWPHGIGLKVTERKPVLLIKKGADFIEVDASGVRFDTVGQAPGGVPVLELSSQQSPSGRRFDEERLLHEAVGVAGGLPEAVRKETLQVKVRSYDSVVLELKGGRSVVWGSGEQGEAKGRALTALLKASPEADRFDVSVPTAPAVSGS; from the coding sequence GTGGCCGGAGCGAGTACCGCGGAACGCGGCAGTCCGGGAGCCTCGGGAAAGGGTTCCGGTCCCCTCGGGCGTCCGAATGCCCCCAAGTCGCCGAAGCGGCCCACGGGCTCCCGCCCCCGGGGGCCGCGTCCCGGCGGGCCGCTCCTGCGCGGGCTGCGCCGGGGCCCCGCCCTGGTCGCCGGCCTCGTCCTCGCGGTGCTCCTGGCCGCGGGCTGCACGTGGGTGCTCTACGGGTCCTCCTGGCTCCGGGTCGAGAAGGTCACCACCAGCGGCACCGGGGTCCTCACCCCGCAGCAGGTGCTGGCGGCGGCGGCCGTGCCGGTCGGCGCGCCCCTGGTGTCCGTGGACACCGACGAGATCGAGGCCCGGCTCCGCGGCCGCCTGCCCCGTATCGATTCGGTCGATGTGGTGCGGGCCTGGCCGCACGGAATCGGGCTGAAGGTGACGGAACGCAAACCCGTTCTGCTCATCAAGAAGGGCGCGGACTTCATCGAAGTGGACGCTTCGGGTGTGCGATTCGACACGGTCGGACAGGCGCCCGGGGGTGTTCCGGTCCTCGAACTGAGCTCGCAGCAGTCGCCGAGCGGCCGCCGTTTCGACGAGGAGCGGCTGCTGCACGAGGCCGTCGGCGTCGCCGGCGGCCTCCCGGAAGCCGTCCGCAAGGAGACCCTGCAGGTCAAGGTCCGGTCCTACGACTCGGTGGTACTGGAGTTGAAGGGCGGCCGGTCGGTGGTCTGGGGGAGCGGCGAACAGGGCGAGGCGAAGGGCCGCGCCCTCACGGCGCTCCTGAAGGCCTCGCCCGAGGCCGATCGGTTCGACGTGAGCGTCCCCACCGCCCCGGCGGTGTCCGGTAGTTGA
- the ftsZ gene encoding cell division protein FtsZ, producing MAAPQNYLAVIKVIGVGGGGVNAINRMIEVGLKGVEFIAINTDAQALLMSDADVKLDVGRELTRGLGAGANPDVGRKAAEDHREEIEEVLKGADMVFVTAGEGGGTGTGGAPVVANIARSLGALTIGVVTRPFTFEGRRRANQAEDGIAQLREQVDTLIVIPNDRLLSISDRQVSVLDAFKSADQVLLSGVQGITDLITTPGLINLDFADVKSVMSEAGSALMGIGSARGDDRAVAAAEMAISSPLLEASIDGARGVLLSISGGSDLGLFEINEAAQLVSEAAHPEANIIFGAVIDDALGDEVRVTVIAAGFDGGQPPARRDNVIGAASTKREEPAPAPVRSAEPVRPAFGGLGSVTPREEPVRSEPVPVAEAPAPAQVPTARPYQDSPAEELDVPDFLK from the coding sequence GTGGCAGCACCGCAGAACTACCTCGCAGTCATCAAGGTCATCGGTGTCGGCGGCGGTGGTGTCAATGCCATCAACCGAATGATCGAGGTCGGTCTCAAGGGCGTCGAGTTCATCGCCATCAACACAGACGCCCAGGCGCTGTTGATGAGCGACGCCGACGTCAAGCTCGACGTCGGCCGGGAACTCACCCGTGGCCTTGGCGCAGGCGCCAACCCGGATGTCGGCCGCAAGGCGGCGGAGGACCACCGCGAGGAGATCGAGGAGGTCCTCAAGGGGGCCGACATGGTCTTCGTCACCGCCGGTGAAGGCGGTGGCACCGGAACCGGTGGCGCACCCGTCGTCGCCAACATCGCGCGCTCGCTGGGCGCCCTGACGATCGGCGTGGTCACCAGGCCGTTCACCTTCGAGGGCCGGCGCCGCGCGAACCAGGCCGAGGACGGCATCGCCCAGCTCCGCGAGCAGGTCGACACCCTCATCGTCATCCCCAACGACCGACTGCTGTCCATCTCGGACCGCCAGGTCAGCGTGCTCGACGCCTTCAAGTCGGCCGACCAGGTCCTGCTGTCCGGCGTCCAGGGCATCACCGACCTCATCACCACCCCGGGTCTGATCAACCTCGACTTCGCGGACGTCAAGTCCGTGATGTCCGAGGCCGGCTCGGCCCTGATGGGCATCGGCTCGGCCCGCGGCGACGACCGCGCGGTGGCCGCGGCCGAGATGGCGATCTCCTCGCCGCTGCTGGAGGCGTCCATCGACGGCGCCCGTGGCGTGCTGCTCTCCATCTCCGGTGGCTCTGACCTCGGTCTCTTCGAGATCAACGAGGCCGCGCAGCTGGTGAGCGAGGCCGCGCACCCCGAGGCGAACATCATCTTCGGCGCCGTCATCGACGACGCGCTCGGCGACGAGGTGCGGGTCACCGTGATCGCGGCCGGGTTCGACGGCGGACAGCCCCCGGCCCGCCGGGACAACGTCATCGGCGCCGCGTCCACCAAGCGCGAGGAGCCGGCCCCGGCTCCGGTCCGTTCCGCCGAGCCGGTGCGTCCGGCCTTCGGCGGACTCGGCTCGGTCACCCCGCGCGAGGAGCCCGTCCGGTCCGAGCCGGTTCCGGTCGCCGAGGCCCCGGCCCCGGCGCAGGTCCCGACGGCCCGGCCGTACCAGGACAGCCCGGCCGAGGAGCTGGATGTCCCGGACTTCTTGAAGTGA
- a CDS encoding YggS family pyridoxal phosphate-dependent enzyme, which yields MTDRKAELAENLARVEERIGAACAAAGRGREEVTLIVVTKTYPASDVRLLADLGVRHVAENRDQDAAPKATACADLPLSWHFVGQLQTNKVRSVAGYAHLVQSVDRPKLVTALSAAAEAAGRELGCLVQIALDAESGERGARGGAAPEQLAELADLLAAAPGLRIDGVMAVAPLAGQYAGREQAAFERLVELSSRLRADHPAATMVSAGMSADLEQAVAAGATHVRVGTAVLGARPRLG from the coding sequence ATGACGGATCGTAAGGCCGAGCTCGCCGAGAACCTCGCGCGGGTGGAGGAACGCATCGGGGCCGCGTGCGCGGCCGCGGGGCGCGGGCGGGAAGAGGTGACCCTGATCGTGGTCACCAAGACCTACCCGGCGAGCGATGTACGTCTGCTGGCGGACCTAGGGGTCCGTCACGTGGCGGAAAACCGGGACCAGGATGCCGCCCCCAAGGCCACGGCCTGCGCGGATCTGCCGCTCAGCTGGCACTTCGTCGGCCAGTTGCAGACGAACAAAGTCCGTTCGGTGGCCGGATACGCGCACCTCGTGCAGTCCGTCGACCGGCCGAAGCTCGTCACGGCCCTCTCGGCGGCCGCGGAGGCGGCCGGGCGGGAACTGGGCTGCCTGGTGCAGATCGCCCTCGACGCCGAGTCGGGCGAACGGGGGGCCCGGGGTGGAGCCGCGCCGGAGCAGCTCGCGGAGCTGGCGGACCTCCTGGCGGCGGCACCGGGACTGCGCATCGACGGCGTGATGGCGGTCGCCCCGCTGGCCGGGCAGTACGCGGGACGCGAACAAGCGGCCTTCGAGCGACTGGTGGAATTGTCATCCCGCCTGCGCGCGGACCATCCGGCTGCCACGATGGTGTCGGCCGGGATGAGCGCAGACCTGGAACAGGCCGTTGCGGCCGGTGCGACACATGTACGCGTCGGCACTGCGGTACTCGGCGCGAGACCCCGGCTCGGGTAA
- the murD gene encoding UDP-N-acetylmuramoyl-L-alanine--D-glutamate ligase: MGSRQVTAWHGKNITVAGLGVSGVSAARALAGLGARVTVVDNGDGDAHRARAAELAELGIEVRLGLLDGGGRAGDVLPEGTDLVVTSPGWKPGSPLFEAAAAVGVDVVGDVEIAWLLRETAEDLRAARSGEPRREPAPWLAITGTNGKTTTTQMLASMLKAAGLRTAAVGNIGTPIIDVVIGEETYDVLAVELSSYQLHWAPSLRAHSAAVLNLAPDHLDWHGSMEAYAADKGRIYEGNTVACVYNASDKATEDLVVEADVEEGCRAIGFTLGAPGPSMLGVVDGILVDRAFVENRHKNAQELAEVADVNPPAPHNIANALAAAALARAFGVPPRAVRDGLRGFRPDAHRVSHVEEVAGVTYIDDSKATNTHAAEASLAAFEPVVWIAGGLAKGATFDELVRKSAKRLRAVVLIGADRALIAEALARHAPEVPVVDLERTDTGAMLAAVREAARLAEPGDTVLLAPACASMDMFANYNKRGDAFADAVRELAAERV, translated from the coding sequence ATGGGCAGCCGACAAGTGACCGCCTGGCACGGCAAGAACATCACCGTCGCCGGCCTGGGCGTGAGCGGCGTCAGCGCCGCCCGCGCCCTGGCCGGGCTGGGTGCGCGGGTGACGGTCGTCGACAACGGCGACGGCGACGCGCACCGCGCGCGGGCCGCCGAACTGGCGGAGCTGGGCATCGAGGTCCGCCTCGGCCTCCTGGACGGCGGTGGACGGGCCGGCGATGTCCTGCCCGAGGGCACGGACCTCGTGGTCACCTCGCCCGGCTGGAAGCCCGGCAGCCCCCTCTTCGAGGCCGCCGCCGCGGTCGGCGTGGACGTGGTGGGCGACGTGGAGATCGCCTGGCTCCTCCGCGAGACCGCCGAGGACCTGCGCGCCGCCCGCTCCGGCGAGCCCCGCAGGGAACCGGCGCCCTGGCTCGCGATCACCGGGACGAACGGCAAGACCACCACCACCCAGATGCTCGCCTCGATGCTGAAGGCGGCCGGTCTCCGGACGGCGGCCGTCGGCAACATCGGCACCCCGATCATCGACGTGGTGATCGGCGAGGAGACGTACGACGTACTCGCCGTCGAGCTCTCCAGCTACCAGCTGCACTGGGCGCCCTCGCTGCGCGCCCACTCCGCGGCCGTCCTGAACCTGGCCCCGGACCACCTCGACTGGCACGGCTCCATGGAGGCGTACGCCGCCGACAAGGGGCGGATCTACGAGGGCAACACGGTGGCCTGCGTCTACAACGCCTCCGACAAGGCCACCGAGGACCTGGTCGTCGAGGCCGACGTCGAGGAGGGCTGCCGCGCGATCGGCTTCACCCTCGGCGCCCCCGGCCCCTCCATGCTCGGCGTCGTCGACGGCATCCTCGTCGACCGGGCCTTCGTGGAGAACCGGCACAAGAACGCCCAGGAACTCGCCGAGGTCGCGGACGTCAACCCGCCGGCCCCGCACAACATCGCCAACGCGCTCGCCGCGGCGGCCCTGGCCCGCGCCTTCGGCGTCCCGCCGCGCGCCGTCCGCGACGGACTGCGCGGCTTCCGGCCGGACGCCCACCGGGTCAGCCACGTCGAGGAGGTCGCCGGGGTCACGTACATCGACGACTCCAAGGCCACCAACACCCACGCCGCCGAGGCCTCCCTGGCGGCCTTCGAGCCGGTCGTCTGGATCGCCGGCGGCCTGGCCAAGGGCGCGACCTTCGACGAGCTCGTGCGGAAGTCGGCGAAGCGGCTGCGGGCCGTCGTGCTGATCGGCGCCGACCGGGCGCTGATCGCCGAGGCGCTGGCGCGACACGCCCCGGAGGTCCCGGTCGTGGACCTCGAGCGGACCGACACTGGGGCGATGCTCGCGGCGGTCCGGGAAGCGGCCCGGCTCGCGGAGCCCGGCGACACGGTTCTGCTGGCACCCGCATGCGCCTCGATGGACATGTTCGCGAACTACAACAAGCGTGGGGACGCGTTCGCCGACGCGGTGCGCGAACTGGCCGCAGAGCGGGTCTAG
- the murG gene encoding undecaprenyldiphospho-muramoylpentapeptide beta-N-acetylglucosaminyltransferase has product MHVVLAGGGTAGHIEPALALADALRRQDPSVGITALGTERGLETRLVPERGYELGLIPAVPLPRKPTPELITVPGRLRGTIKAAEEILLRTKADCVVGFGGYVALPGYLAAKRLGVPIIVHEANARPGLANKIGSRYAHAVAVSTPDSKLRGARYVGIPLRRSISTLDRALVRPEARAAFGLDPNLPTLLVSGGSQGARRLNEVIEQVAPTLQRSGIQILHAVGPKNELPRVDNMPGMPPYVPVPYVDRMDLAYAAADMMLCRAGAMTVAELSAVGLPAAYVPLPIGNGEQRLNAQPVVKAGGGLLVDDAELTPQWVLSQVLPVLADPHRLYEMSRAAAEFGRRDADELLVAMVYEAIAANRAR; this is encoded by the coding sequence GTGCATGTCGTACTCGCCGGTGGGGGGACCGCCGGCCACATCGAGCCGGCGCTCGCCCTCGCGGACGCCCTGCGCAGGCAGGACCCTTCCGTGGGCATCACCGCCCTCGGCACTGAACGCGGACTCGAAACCCGTCTGGTGCCCGAGCGCGGCTACGAGCTGGGACTGATCCCGGCCGTTCCGCTGCCCCGCAAGCCCACACCCGAGCTGATCACCGTCCCCGGACGGCTGCGCGGCACCATCAAGGCCGCGGAGGAGATCCTCCTGCGGACCAAGGCCGACTGCGTCGTCGGCTTCGGCGGCTACGTGGCCCTGCCCGGCTACCTCGCGGCCAAGCGCCTCGGGGTGCCGATCATCGTCCACGAGGCCAACGCCCGGCCCGGACTGGCCAACAAGATCGGCTCCCGGTACGCGCACGCCGTCGCGGTCTCCACCCCCGACAGCAAACTGCGCGGCGCCCGCTACGTGGGCATCCCGCTGCGCCGCTCCATCTCCACCCTCGACCGGGCCCTGGTCCGCCCGGAGGCGCGGGCCGCCTTCGGCCTGGACCCCAACCTGCCGACGCTGCTGGTCTCCGGCGGCTCGCAGGGCGCCCGCCGCCTCAACGAGGTGATCGAGCAGGTCGCACCGACCCTCCAGCGCTCCGGGATCCAGATCCTGCACGCGGTCGGGCCGAAGAACGAACTGCCGCGTGTCGACAACATGCCCGGGATGCCGCCCTACGTGCCGGTACCGTACGTGGACCGGATGGACCTCGCGTACGCCGCCGCCGACATGATGCTGTGCCGGGCGGGCGCGATGACCGTCGCCGAACTCTCCGCCGTCGGGCTGCCCGCCGCCTACGTCCCGCTGCCGATCGGCAACGGCGAACAGCGGCTCAACGCCCAGCCGGTGGTCAAGGCCGGTGGCGGCCTGCTCGTGGACGACGCGGAGCTGACCCCGCAGTGGGTGCTCAGCCAGGTCCTCCCGGTCCTCGCCGACCCGCACCGCCTGTACGAGATGTCCCGCGCCGCCGCCGAGTTCGGGCGCCGGGACGCCGACGAGCTGCTGGTCGCGATGGTGTACGAGGCGATCGCCGCCAACAGGGCCCGCTGA
- the ftsW gene encoding putative lipid II flippase FtsW, whose protein sequence is MPAKQVLPGRRPSADKAAKDARAKPPRAPRAARTPREARAGRPLGRGRSTARTGRSTGGGPLAGLRRTQAQLRRAWDRPLTAYYLIFGSSLLITVLGLVMVYSASMIKALQLGLGDAYFFKKQFLAAVIGTALLLIASRMPVKLHRALSYPVLTGTLFLMVLVQVPGIGVSINGNQNWISLGGPFMLQPSEFGKLALILWGADLLARKGDKDLLSQWKHLLVPLVPVTFLLLGLIMLGGDMGTAMILGAILFGLLWLAGAPTRMFAGVLAFAGVLVALLIKTSPHRMDRLACIGATEPGRNDLCWQAVHGIYALASGGWFGSGLGASVEKWGQLPEAHTDFIFAITGEELGLAGTLSVLALFAALGYAGIRVAGRTEDPFVRYAAGGVTTWITAQAVINIGAVLGLLPIAGVPLPLFSYGGSALLPTMFAVGLLIAFAREEPAARAALAMRRPKNGRPRTGQRWKSMRRRVKRRPSGER, encoded by the coding sequence ATGCCGGCCAAGCAAGTGCTGCCGGGGCGGCGGCCGTCCGCCGACAAGGCCGCCAAGGACGCCAGGGCGAAGCCGCCCAGGGCCCCCAGGGCCGCCCGGACACCCAGGGAGGCCCGGGCCGGCAGGCCGCTGGGCCGGGGGCGCTCCACCGCCCGTACGGGGCGCTCCACCGGGGGCGGGCCGCTGGCCGGGCTGCGGCGTACGCAGGCCCAGTTGCGCCGGGCCTGGGACCGGCCGCTCACGGCCTACTATCTGATCTTCGGCAGCTCGCTGCTCATCACCGTGCTCGGCCTGGTGATGGTCTACTCGGCCTCGATGATCAAGGCGCTCCAGCTCGGGCTGGGTGACGCGTACTTCTTCAAGAAGCAGTTCCTGGCCGCCGTGATCGGCACCGCACTGCTGCTGATCGCCTCCAGGATGCCCGTCAAGCTCCACCGGGCCCTGTCCTACCCCGTGCTCACCGGCACCCTCTTCCTGATGGTCCTCGTCCAGGTCCCGGGGATAGGGGTGTCGATCAACGGCAACCAGAATTGGATCTCCCTTGGTGGTCCGTTCATGCTCCAGCCCAGTGAGTTCGGCAAGCTGGCCCTCATCCTCTGGGGCGCCGACCTGTTGGCGCGCAAGGGCGACAAGGACCTGCTGAGCCAGTGGAAACACCTGCTGGTCCCGCTGGTCCCGGTCACCTTCCTGCTGCTCGGGCTGATCATGCTGGGCGGGGACATGGGCACCGCGATGATCCTCGGGGCCATCCTGTTCGGCCTGCTGTGGCTGGCCGGGGCGCCGACGCGGATGTTCGCGGGGGTACTGGCCTTCGCGGGCGTGCTGGTCGCGCTGCTCATCAAGACCAGCCCGCACCGGATGGACCGGCTCGCGTGCATCGGCGCGACCGAACCGGGCAGGAACGACCTGTGCTGGCAGGCCGTGCACGGAATCTACGCCCTGGCCTCCGGCGGATGGTTCGGTTCCGGCCTGGGTGCCAGTGTGGAAAAATGGGGGCAACTGCCAGAGGCCCACACCGACTTCATCTTCGCCATCACCGGCGAGGAACTGGGGCTGGCGGGGACGCTGTCGGTGCTCGCCCTGTTCGCGGCCCTAGGCTATGCGGGTATCCGCGTGGCCGGACGCACGGAGGACCCCTTCGTACGGTATGCCGCGGGAGGCGTGACCACCTGGATCACGGCACAGGCCGTGATCAACATCGGTGCGGTGCTCGGTCTGCTGCCGATCGCCGGGGTCCCGCTCCCGCTGTTCTCGTACGGCGGGTCGGCCCTGCTGCCGACCATGTTCGCTGTCGGACTGCTCATCGCGTTCGCGCGTGAGGAGCCGGCGGCACGGGCGGCGCTCGCGATGCGGAGGCCCAAGAACGGCCGGCCGCGGACCGGGCAGAGATGGAAGTCGATGAGACGGCGCGTCAAGAGGCGTCCGTCCGGAGAGCGGTGA
- the pgeF gene encoding peptidoglycan editing factor PgeF: MTLERYSESGAHFAFTDRWGGVSAVPYEELNLGGAVGDDPAAVRANRAAAAKSLGIAPDLVVWMNQVHGRDVAVVDGPWGQADPIPPVDAVVTARRGLALAVLTADCTPVLLADPVAGIAGAAHAGRPGLVAGVVGAAVEAMVALGADPARMVARTGPAVCGRCYEVPERMRAEVAEVVPAAYSETSWGTPAVDVVAGVHAQLAEEGVADRRRSPFCTLESRDHFSYRRDRVTGRLAGYVWLD; encoded by the coding sequence GTGACCCTGGAGCGGTACAGCGAGAGCGGCGCCCACTTCGCCTTCACCGACCGGTGGGGCGGGGTGAGCGCCGTTCCGTACGAGGAGCTCAATCTCGGCGGCGCGGTCGGAGACGACCCGGCCGCCGTTCGTGCGAACCGGGCCGCCGCGGCGAAGTCGCTGGGCATCGCGCCCGACCTGGTGGTCTGGATGAACCAGGTGCACGGCCGGGACGTGGCGGTGGTGGACGGCCCATGGGGGCAGGCCGACCCGATCCCGCCGGTGGACGCGGTGGTGACCGCCCGCCGGGGACTCGCCCTCGCGGTCCTCACCGCCGACTGCACGCCCGTCCTGCTGGCCGACCCCGTCGCCGGCATCGCGGGAGCCGCCCACGCCGGGCGGCCCGGGCTGGTCGCCGGAGTCGTGGGCGCCGCGGTCGAGGCGATGGTCGCGCTCGGCGCGGACCCCGCGCGCATGGTGGCCCGTACGGGACCGGCCGTGTGCGGGCGCTGCTACGAGGTTCCGGAGCGGATGCGGGCCGAGGTCGCCGAGGTGGTGCCGGCCGCGTACTCCGAGACCAGCTGGGGGACACCGGCCGTCGACGTGGTCGCCGGGGTGCACGCGCAGCTGGCCGAGGAGGGGGTGGCTGACCGGCGGCGGTCCCCGTTCTGCACACTGGAGTCGCGGGACCACTTCTCGTACCGCCGCGACCGGGTGACCGGGCGGCTTGCCGGATATGTCTGGTTGGACTGA
- a CDS encoding cell division protein SepF produces the protein MAGAMRKMAVYLGLVEDDRYDNPGYDPDDEFEPEPEPERERRRQQPVSHQTPVSDEPVRITQPPAPREPTPMPIESGRPARIAPVASITPERSNLEKNAPVIMPKVVSEREPYRITTLHPRTYNEARTIGEHFREGTPVIMNLTEMDDTDAKRLVDFAAGLVFGLHGSIERVTQKVFLLSPANVDVTAEDKARIAEGGFFNQS, from the coding sequence ATGGCCGGCGCGATGCGCAAGATGGCGGTCTACCTCGGCCTCGTGGAGGACGACCGGTACGACAACCCGGGGTACGACCCCGACGACGAGTTCGAACCCGAGCCGGAACCGGAACGGGAGCGTCGTCGACAGCAGCCCGTTTCGCACCAAACACCCGTATCGGACGAACCGGTACGAATTACCCAGCCGCCGGCACCCAGGGAACCCACCCCAATGCCGATTGAAAGCGGACGTCCTGCGCGAATCGCCCCCGTGGCATCCATCACACCCGAACGCTCGAATCTGGAGAAGAACGCCCCCGTGATCATGCCTAAGGTCGTCTCCGAGCGGGAGCCGTACCGCATCACGACACTGCATCCCCGGACCTACAACGAGGCCCGTACCATCGGGGAACACTTCCGTGAGGGCACTCCGGTGATCATGAATCTCACGGAGATGGACGATACGGACGCGAAGCGTCTCGTCGACTTCGCCGCCGGACTCGTGTTCGGTCTGCACGGCAGCATTGAACGAGTGACACAGAAGGTGTTCCTGCTGTCTCCTGCTAACGTCGATGTCACGGCGGAGGACAAGGCCCGCATCGCGGAGGGCGGGTTCTTCAACCAAAGCTAG